One Manihot esculenta cultivar AM560-2 chromosome 6, M.esculenta_v8, whole genome shotgun sequence DNA segment encodes these proteins:
- the LOC110616605 gene encoding DNA-directed RNA polymerases II, IV and V subunit 6A gives MADDDYNEMDMGYEDEPPEPEVEEGAEEDVDNNNNEDVQGEPIETEDKEDQEPVERPRKTSKYMTKYERARILGTRALQISMNAPVMVELEGETDPLEIAMKELRERKIPFTIRRYLPDGSYEDWGVDELIVEDSWKRQVGGD, from the exons ATATGAGGATGAGCCGCCAGAGCCTGAGGTTGAA GAAGGAGCCGAGGAGGACGTTGATAACAATAACAATGAGGATGTTCAAGGGGAACCCATTGAAACTGAGGATAAAGAAGATCAAGAACCTGTGGAACGTCCTCGCAAAACATCAAAGTATATGACAAAATATGAGCGTGCTAGAATTTTGGGAACTCGTGCTTTGCAGATCAG CATGAATGCACCTGTAATGGTTGAGTTGGAGGGTGAAACTGACCCACTCGAG ATTGCTATGAAGGAACTAAGAGAGCGAAAAATACCTTTCACCATCCGGCGCTACCTCCCTGATGGAAG TTATGAGGACTGGGGAGTAGATGAACTGATTGTGGAAGACTCGTGGAAGAGGCAAGTTGGAGGTGATTGA
- the LOC110617299 gene encoding LOW QUALITY PROTEIN: uncharacterized protein LOC110617299 (The sequence of the model RefSeq protein was modified relative to this genomic sequence to represent the inferred CDS: inserted 1 base in 1 codon), producing the protein MGAGFSGFELPSNGGGSPSLDDVPESCVSSILMYLDPPEICKLARLNRTFRGASLADLVWETKLPSNYKFVVKKVIQDSPENLSKKEIYARLCHPNCFDGGTKQVWLDKSSGKICLSVSYKALRITGIDDRRYWNHISSEESRFNKIAYLQQIWWFEAVGELEFEFPPDTYTLSFRLQLGKASKRFGRRVCNTAQVHGWNIKPVQFQLSTSNDQHVSSERHLHEQGNWIYYNVGEFTVEKPHTQVKIKFSMTQIDCTHSKGGVCLDSVFICPIIANGLFKQLCLKLLPEMRSVAHLLVHPALITTLKKASGTLWSQTIRXGRGASYWSSKGQSDPAVPEALVYKFIANLCLVTEIHIQPFQAYFQHGFPIYSSKAVRFRLGHYKLPLQLENNVTVNSAINQNSMDDKFVWTYTSPEYPMAQENCLQKFKLPEAVLCIGGILQVELLGRVQRQEMDGLYYICISHVQAVGRPLSRPFDVEILDPTGKCSLKYFPQREYSMLSHGSPKGETGATSRWHALTVRLMERGVRGWENMILNTLLGIGPVVEEDESDEELLEDDSDDEPWHNG; encoded by the exons atgGGGGCTGGTTTCTCTGGTTTCGAGTTGCCCAGTAATGGAGGTGGTTCTCCCAGTCTTGATGATGTGCCGGAGAGTTGTGTGTCTTCTATTCTCATGTACTTGGATCCGCCAGAGATATGTAAACTGGCCAGGTTGAACCGGACTTTCCGTGGAGCTTCTTTAGCCGATTTGGTATGGGAGACAAAGCTGCCTTCAAACTATAAGTTTGTTGTTAAGAAAGTTATACAAGACAGTCCAGAGAATTTGAGCAAGAAAGAGATTTATGCGAGATTGTGTCACCCCAATTGCTTCGATGGTGGAACCAAG CAAGTTTGGTTGGATAAGAGTAGTGGCAAGATTTGTCTGTCGGTTTCATACAAGGCATTGAGAATAACAGGAATAGATGATCGGAGATATTGGAATCATATTTCATCTGAGGAATCCAG GTTTAATAAAATTGCATATCTTCAACAAATATGGTGGTTTGAAGCAGTAGGAGAATTGGAGTTTGAATTTCCTCCAGACACATACACTCTCTCTTTCAGACTTCAACTAGGCAAAGCTTCAAAAAGATTTGGTCGACGAGTATGTAATACAGCTCAAGTTCATGGATGGAACATAAAACCCGTTCAGTTTCAACTATCAACATCTAATGACCAGCATGTTTCATCAGAACGTCACTTGCATGAACAAGGAAATTGGATTTACTACAACGTAGGTGAATTCACAGTGGAAAAGCCTCATAcacaagtaaaaataaaattttccatGACCCAGATCGATTGTACGCATTCTAAAGGTGGCGTCTGCCTGGATTCTGTGTTCATATGCCCTA TTATTGCAAATGGCCTTTTTAAGCAGCTTTGCTTGAAATTGTTGCCTGAAATGCGTAGTGTTGCTCAT CTATTAGTGCATCCAGCACTGATAACCACCCTGAAGAAAGCATCTGGAACACTTTGGAGCCAAACGATAA TTGGACGTGGAGCCTCATACTGGTCAAGTAAAGGGCAAAGTGACCCTGCTGTTCCTGAAGCATTAGTGTATAAGTTTATAGCTAATTTATGTCTCGTAACTGAAATCCATATTCAACCATTCCAAG CATACTTTCAGCATGGCTTCCCTATATATTCATCTAAGGCGGTCCGATTTAGACTGGGTCATTATAAACTTCCACTGCAGTTGGAGAATAATGTCACAGTTAATTCTGCTATCAACCAAAATTCAATGGATGACAAATTTGTTTGGACATATACATCACCCGAATACCCTATGGCTCAG GAAAACTGCTTGCAAAAGTTCAAGCTACCAGAAGCTGTTCTTTGTATTGGAGGAATTCTTCAAGTTGAGCTACTGGGTAGAGTTCAGAGACAAGAAATGGATGGATTGTATTATATatg TATATCCCATGTTCAGGCTGTTGGACGGCCCCTTTCACGCCCATTTGATGTAGAAATACTTGATCCCACAGGAAAGTGCTCTTTGAAGTATTTCCCTCAGCGAGAATACAGCATGTTGTCCCATGGATCGCCCAAAGGAGAGACAGGTGCAACTTCTCGTTGGCACGCATTGACTGTGAGATTAATGGAGAGAGGGGTAAGGGGATGGGAAAATATGATTCTCAATACACTGCTTGGCATTGGGCCAGTGGTTGAAGAGGATGAGTCGGATGAAGAACTTTTAGAGGATGACTCAGATGATGAGCCTTGGCATAATGGGTAA
- the LOC110618277 gene encoding probable transcriptional regulator SLK2 isoform X1, protein MAPSRVAGGLAHSSSSSGIFFQGDGQSQAVVNSHLTSSFGNSSNSIPGTGRASLGLVSGDMNNTVLNSVANSGPSVGASSLVTDANSALSGGPHLQRSASINTESYMRLPASPMSFSSNNISISGSSVVDGSSVVQQGNHQDLSTQQVQPNQQHQPGTSSATSLPSSQVAQASLPMGLRAPGAFLQDHNKLSQVQKKPRLDIKQEDILQQQVFQQLLQRQDTMQLQGRSPQLQTLLHQQRLRQQQQLFQSMPPLQRAQLLQQQQQQQQQQQQQQQMQLRQQLQQQTIQPMSAMKRPYDGGICARRLMQYLYHQRQRPAENSIAYWRKFVAEYYSPRAKKRWCLSLYDNVGHHALGVFPQAAMEAWQCDICGSKSGRGFEATFEILPRLNEIKFGSGVIDELLFLDLPRELRFPSGIMVLEYGKAVQESVYEQLRVVREGQLRIIFTHDLKILSWEFCARRHEELLPRRVVAPQVNQLVQVAQKCQSTITESGADGVSQQDLQTNSNMVLTAGRQLAKTLELQSLNDLGFSKRYVRCLQISEVVNSMKDLIDFCREHKVGPIEGLKNYPRHNTAAKLQMQKMQEMEQLVNVQGLPTDRNTLNKLMALHPGINNHISNNNHMVSRGALSGSAQAALALTNYQNLLMRQNSMNSNSNSLQQESPSSFNTSNQSPSSNFQGSSVFVPGSMQGLPASSFSSPQIPSQQQQQQQRTVSTNSLLQQNHQASSQGSQVLQQQMIRQLLQMSNNSGVHQNPLAGQNGNGSMARNGLGFGSNSSAAPPAAAALSGSVAGPAPSRSNSFKAASNSDSSAAGGNSGFNQKVPDLPQNLHLQEDIVPDIAHEFSENGFFNSDLDDTIGYGWKA, encoded by the exons ATGGCACCTTCTCGTGTGGCTGGAGGTTTAGCCCATTCTTCCTCAAGTTCAGGAATTTTCTTCCAGGGGGATGGGCAGTCCCAGGCTGTTGTTAACTCACACTTGACCTCATCATTTGGTAACTCATCCAATTCAATTCCTGGAACTGGGCGAGCCAGTCTGGGTCTGGTTTCTGGGGACATGAATAATACGGTTTTGAACAGCGTGGCAAACTCTGGACCAAGTGTTGGCGCAAGTTCTTTGGTGACAGATGCAAATTCAGCACTTTCAGGAGGTCCCCATTTGCAGAGAAGTGCGAGCATCAATACAGAGTCATATATGCGCTTGCCAGCATCTCCCATGTCTTTTTCATCCAATAATATAAGCATTTCAGGTTCTTCAGTTGTTGATGGGTCGTCTGTAGTGCAGCAGGGCAATCATCAAGATCTAAGCACACAGCAAGTCCAGCCGAATCAGCAGCACCAACCAGGGACATCAAGCGCTACATCCCTGCCTTCCTCACAAGTTGCACAAGCATCACTTCCCATGGGTCTGCGGGCTCCTGGTGCATTCCTACAGGACCATAATAAGCTATCCCAAGTGCAGAAGAAACCGAGATTGGATATCAAACAGGAAGATATTCTGCAGCAGCAAGTTTTCCAGCAACTGCTTCAGCGACAGGACACTATGCAGTTGCAGGGCCGAAGTCCACAGTTACAGACATTGCTTCATCAGCAGAGACTGAGGCAACAGCAGCAACTTTTCCAATCTATGCCACCATTGCAGAGAGCTCAATTgctgcagcagcagcagcagcagcagcagcagcagcagcagcagcagcaaatGCAGTTGAGGCAGCAACTGCAACAACAGACCATACAACCAATGTCAGCCATGAAGCGTCCTTATGATGGAGGTATATGTGCACGTCGGTTGATGCAATATCTTTATCATCAGCGGCAACGGCCAGCT GAGAATTCAATTGCATATTGGAGGAAATTTGTGGCAGAGTATTATTCACCTCGTGCAAAGAAAAGATGGTGCTTGTCATTATATGATAATGTTGGCCATCATGCACTTGGAGTTTTCCCTCAAGCAGCTATG GAAGCATGGCAGTGTGATATTTGTGGTTCAAAGTCTGGAAGAGGATTTG AGGCCACTTTTGAAATACTTCCCAGActgaatgaaattaaatttggaAGTGGTGTCATTGATGAGCTACTGTTTTTGGACTTGCCACGTGAACTTAGATTTCCTTCTGGAATAATGGTGCTAGAATATGGAAAAGCAGTTCAAGAGAGCGTGTATGAGCAACTTCGTGTTGTTCGTGAGGGTCAGCTTCGTATCATATTCACCCATGACCTGAAG ATTTTGTCTTGGGAATTTTGTGCTCGACGACATGAAGAACTTCTTCCACGGAGAGTGGTTGCACCACAG GTGAATCAGTTGGTTCAGGTTGCACAGAAATGTCAGAGCACAATTACTGAAAGTGGAGCTGATGGGGTTTCTCAGCAGGACTTGCAAACAAACAGCAATAT GGTCCTAACTGCTGGGCGTCAGCTTGCGAAGACTTTGGAGTTACAGTCTCTAAATGATTTGGGATTTTCCAAAAGATATGTCAGGTGTTTGCAG ATCTCTGAGGTTGTCAACAGCATGAAGGATCTGATTGATTTCTGCCGGGAGCACAAAGTTGGGCCAATAG AGGGCTTGAAAAATTATCCTCGACATAACACTGCAGCAAAACTCCAGATGCAAAAGATGCAGGAAATGGAGCAGCTAGTGAATGTTCAGGGCCTGCCAACTGACAGGAACACCCTTAATAAGCTGATGGCATTACATCCTGGCATAAACAACCACATCAGCAATAATAATCACATGGTTAGTCGAGGAGCTTTAAGTGGTTCAGCACAGGCTGCTTTGGCACTGACCAACTACCAGAATCTGCTCATGAGGCAAAACTCTATGAATTCAAACTCTAACTCGCTTCAACAAGAGTCTCCATCATCGTTCAATACTTCTAATCAAAGTCCATCTTCAAACTTCCAAGGATCTTCCGTTTTCGTACCGGGATCCATGCAAGGCTTACCAGCAAGTAGCTTTTCGAGTCCACAAATACCTTCCCAACAGCAACAGCAACAACAACGAACAGTAAGCACTAATAGCTTACTCCAACAAAACCATCAAGCATCCTCTCAAGGTAGCCAAGTCTTGCAACAGCAGATGATCCGGCAACTGCTGCAGATGTCTAACAATAGTGGAGTTCACCAAAATCCGCTTGCTGGACAAAATGGAAATGGGAGTATGGCAAGAAATGGATTGGGTTTTGGAAGCAACTCTTCAGCAGCACCTCCTGCTGCGGCTGCCCTTTctggaagtgttgcaggacCTGCACCAAGTAGGAGCAATAGTTTTAAAGCTGCTTCAAACAGTGATTCTTCTGCAGCTGGTGGCAATAGTGGTTTTAACCAAAAAGTGCCAGATTTGCCACAGAATCTCCATTTGCAGGAGGATATTGTTCCTGATATTGCCCATGAGTTCAGTGAAAATGGCTTTTTTAACAGTGATCTTGACGATACCATCGGTTATGGTTGGAAGGCATGA
- the LOC110618277 gene encoding probable transcriptional regulator SLK2 isoform X2, producing MAPSRVAGGLAHSSSSSGIFFQGDGQSQAVVNSHLTSSFGNSSNSIPGTGRASLGLVSGDMNNTVLNSVANSGPSVGASSLVTDANSALSGGPHLQRSASINTESYMRLPASPMSFSSNNISISGSSVVDGSSVVQQGNHQDLSTQQVQPNQQHQPGTSSATSLPSSQVAQASLPMGLRAPGAFLQDHNKLSQVQKKPRLDIKQEDILQQQVFQQLLQRQDTMQLQGRSPQLQTLLHQQRLRQQQQLFQSMPPLQRAQLLQQQQQMQLRQQLQQQTIQPMSAMKRPYDGGICARRLMQYLYHQRQRPAENSIAYWRKFVAEYYSPRAKKRWCLSLYDNVGHHALGVFPQAAMEAWQCDICGSKSGRGFEATFEILPRLNEIKFGSGVIDELLFLDLPRELRFPSGIMVLEYGKAVQESVYEQLRVVREGQLRIIFTHDLKILSWEFCARRHEELLPRRVVAPQVNQLVQVAQKCQSTITESGADGVSQQDLQTNSNMVLTAGRQLAKTLELQSLNDLGFSKRYVRCLQISEVVNSMKDLIDFCREHKVGPIEGLKNYPRHNTAAKLQMQKMQEMEQLVNVQGLPTDRNTLNKLMALHPGINNHISNNNHMVSRGALSGSAQAALALTNYQNLLMRQNSMNSNSNSLQQESPSSFNTSNQSPSSNFQGSSVFVPGSMQGLPASSFSSPQIPSQQQQQQQRTVSTNSLLQQNHQASSQGSQVLQQQMIRQLLQMSNNSGVHQNPLAGQNGNGSMARNGLGFGSNSSAAPPAAAALSGSVAGPAPSRSNSFKAASNSDSSAAGGNSGFNQKVPDLPQNLHLQEDIVPDIAHEFSENGFFNSDLDDTIGYGWKA from the exons ATGGCACCTTCTCGTGTGGCTGGAGGTTTAGCCCATTCTTCCTCAAGTTCAGGAATTTTCTTCCAGGGGGATGGGCAGTCCCAGGCTGTTGTTAACTCACACTTGACCTCATCATTTGGTAACTCATCCAATTCAATTCCTGGAACTGGGCGAGCCAGTCTGGGTCTGGTTTCTGGGGACATGAATAATACGGTTTTGAACAGCGTGGCAAACTCTGGACCAAGTGTTGGCGCAAGTTCTTTGGTGACAGATGCAAATTCAGCACTTTCAGGAGGTCCCCATTTGCAGAGAAGTGCGAGCATCAATACAGAGTCATATATGCGCTTGCCAGCATCTCCCATGTCTTTTTCATCCAATAATATAAGCATTTCAGGTTCTTCAGTTGTTGATGGGTCGTCTGTAGTGCAGCAGGGCAATCATCAAGATCTAAGCACACAGCAAGTCCAGCCGAATCAGCAGCACCAACCAGGGACATCAAGCGCTACATCCCTGCCTTCCTCACAAGTTGCACAAGCATCACTTCCCATGGGTCTGCGGGCTCCTGGTGCATTCCTACAGGACCATAATAAGCTATCCCAAGTGCAGAAGAAACCGAGATTGGATATCAAACAGGAAGATATTCTGCAGCAGCAAGTTTTCCAGCAACTGCTTCAGCGACAGGACACTATGCAGTTGCAGGGCCGAAGTCCACAGTTACAGACATTGCTTCATCAGCAGAGACTGAGGCAACAGCAGCAACTTTTCCAATCTATGCCACCATTGCAGAGAGCTCAATTgct gcagcagcagcagcaaatGCAGTTGAGGCAGCAACTGCAACAACAGACCATACAACCAATGTCAGCCATGAAGCGTCCTTATGATGGAGGTATATGTGCACGTCGGTTGATGCAATATCTTTATCATCAGCGGCAACGGCCAGCT GAGAATTCAATTGCATATTGGAGGAAATTTGTGGCAGAGTATTATTCACCTCGTGCAAAGAAAAGATGGTGCTTGTCATTATATGATAATGTTGGCCATCATGCACTTGGAGTTTTCCCTCAAGCAGCTATG GAAGCATGGCAGTGTGATATTTGTGGTTCAAAGTCTGGAAGAGGATTTG AGGCCACTTTTGAAATACTTCCCAGActgaatgaaattaaatttggaAGTGGTGTCATTGATGAGCTACTGTTTTTGGACTTGCCACGTGAACTTAGATTTCCTTCTGGAATAATGGTGCTAGAATATGGAAAAGCAGTTCAAGAGAGCGTGTATGAGCAACTTCGTGTTGTTCGTGAGGGTCAGCTTCGTATCATATTCACCCATGACCTGAAG ATTTTGTCTTGGGAATTTTGTGCTCGACGACATGAAGAACTTCTTCCACGGAGAGTGGTTGCACCACAG GTGAATCAGTTGGTTCAGGTTGCACAGAAATGTCAGAGCACAATTACTGAAAGTGGAGCTGATGGGGTTTCTCAGCAGGACTTGCAAACAAACAGCAATAT GGTCCTAACTGCTGGGCGTCAGCTTGCGAAGACTTTGGAGTTACAGTCTCTAAATGATTTGGGATTTTCCAAAAGATATGTCAGGTGTTTGCAG ATCTCTGAGGTTGTCAACAGCATGAAGGATCTGATTGATTTCTGCCGGGAGCACAAAGTTGGGCCAATAG AGGGCTTGAAAAATTATCCTCGACATAACACTGCAGCAAAACTCCAGATGCAAAAGATGCAGGAAATGGAGCAGCTAGTGAATGTTCAGGGCCTGCCAACTGACAGGAACACCCTTAATAAGCTGATGGCATTACATCCTGGCATAAACAACCACATCAGCAATAATAATCACATGGTTAGTCGAGGAGCTTTAAGTGGTTCAGCACAGGCTGCTTTGGCACTGACCAACTACCAGAATCTGCTCATGAGGCAAAACTCTATGAATTCAAACTCTAACTCGCTTCAACAAGAGTCTCCATCATCGTTCAATACTTCTAATCAAAGTCCATCTTCAAACTTCCAAGGATCTTCCGTTTTCGTACCGGGATCCATGCAAGGCTTACCAGCAAGTAGCTTTTCGAGTCCACAAATACCTTCCCAACAGCAACAGCAACAACAACGAACAGTAAGCACTAATAGCTTACTCCAACAAAACCATCAAGCATCCTCTCAAGGTAGCCAAGTCTTGCAACAGCAGATGATCCGGCAACTGCTGCAGATGTCTAACAATAGTGGAGTTCACCAAAATCCGCTTGCTGGACAAAATGGAAATGGGAGTATGGCAAGAAATGGATTGGGTTTTGGAAGCAACTCTTCAGCAGCACCTCCTGCTGCGGCTGCCCTTTctggaagtgttgcaggacCTGCACCAAGTAGGAGCAATAGTTTTAAAGCTGCTTCAAACAGTGATTCTTCTGCAGCTGGTGGCAATAGTGGTTTTAACCAAAAAGTGCCAGATTTGCCACAGAATCTCCATTTGCAGGAGGATATTGTTCCTGATATTGCCCATGAGTTCAGTGAAAATGGCTTTTTTAACAGTGATCTTGACGATACCATCGGTTATGGTTGGAAGGCATGA